The genomic stretch AACAGCGGGTATTTGGCGCATTGGTGCTGCTACTCGCCTGTTCTTTTATATTTGGGTTTATCTTATTGAGAGCTTTAAGCGCCCAGGTTTAATTGTGCGTGAGATTTTCGCCACAGGCGTTCTTTCATTACTCATTATTTTGGTTTCCGCTTTTTTTGTAGGCATGGTGCTTGGTTTGCAGGGCTACAATACACTGCAGAAGTACGGTTCATCTGAAGCGATTGGTGTCTTGGTCGCTTTATCTTTGGTGCGTGAATTAGGTCCGGTAGTAACAGCACTGTTGTTTGCGGGTCGAGCTGGGACAGCGATTACCGCAGAAATTGGTCTAATGAAAGCAACCGAACAGTTGTCTGCCATGGAGATGATGGCCGTAAGCCCTGTAGCACGTGTGATTGCGCCAAGATTCTGGGCTGGTGTGATTTCAATGCCAATTTTGGCTGCATTGTTTTCGATGGTTGGTGTATTAGGTGGTTATTTTGTCGCAGTGCCCATTATTGGTGTTGATGATGGTGCTTTTTGGTCACAAATGCAGGCGAACGTAGACTTTAGAGATGACATTATGAATGGGGTGATTAAAAGTCTAGTGTTCGGTGTCGTATGTACCATGATTGCCTTATTCGAAGGCTACGATGCCCCACCAACAGCTGAGGGCGTGAGTCGTGCAACCACCAGAACAGTTGTGAATTCCTCTTTAGCTGTATTGGCGATAGACTTTATTTTGACCTCATTTATGATCAGTGTTTAATTTTTTGAATGGAAACAGTAGTAAATTGGAGATGGCATGGAACGCACAACAATAGATTTATGGGTGGGAGTGTTTGTCGCCTTAGGCTTAGCTGCCATATTTGGTCTAGCGCTCAAAGTCGGTAATCTGACATCAAGTAATGTTGGTGAAACTTATACGGTGACTGCAGCATTTGAAAATATTGGTGGTTTGAAACCACATGCGCCGGTGAAAAGCGCTGGTGTTGTTATCGGCCGCGTAGATGGCATTGTGTTTGATAGCAAAGACTATGAAGCCAAAGTGACCATTAAGTTAGATAAACGTTATCCATTCCCTGTGGATACGTTTGCGAACATATACACTGCCGGTTTGCTTGGTGAGCAGTATGTTGGTTTAGAAGCTGGTGGCGATGAAGTGGTCCTTAAAGATGGCGACAAAATCTCATATACGCAAGATGCAGTGGTTTTAGAAAAAATGATTAGTCAGTTCTTATATAACAAGGCTTCAGATAACAAATCTTCTGAAACAACAAAGGCGGCAGAATAATATGAAATATGTAATGACTATTTACGTTGGTTTGATAATGATTGCTTATTCAGCTATAGCCCAAGCCATTGTTCCAGCCGATGTTTTTGTAAAGTCAGTGGCAGATGAAGTATTAAGCATCGTCAAAAAAGATAAAGACATCCAGAACGGTGACCAAGCGAAGGTTTTTGCATTGGCTGAAGAGAAAATTGTACCTAACTTTAATTTTGACCATGTTTGTAAGCTGGTATTGGGTAAAAATTTCAGTAAAGCAACTAAAGAGCAACAAGAAGCATTTGAGCGTGAATTTCGTAGTTTATTAATTAGAACCTATGCCTCGGCATTGTCAAAATATCGAAATCAAACGATTGAATACAAACCGCTTCGCGAAGCCGCTGATGATAAGCAAGTTGTGATTAAAACACTTATTTTACAACCTGGCGGTCAACCACTTGGCGTGGACTACAGTGTTGAACAAGTTGGTGATGCATGGAAAGTTTATGACATTACCATTGAAGGTGTGAGCTTAGTGACGAACTATCGCGGCCAGTTCAGCAGTGAAATACGTCAGGGTGGTATGGATGGCCTGATTCAAAAGCTTGTCGACAAAAACAAAAGTAATGCCGCCGCAAAAAAATAATTCATTTTGATAAAATACACTGAGAAATTAATTGGCCCAAATCAATAAATCAGATAGCCGCTGGGATATCGATGGCGATATCACTATCGCTCAAACACAGGCGCTATTGGTTGAAGGTAATACGATGCCGATGTCGGGGTCTCTATTGATTGATTTTTCAAAGGTCAGTCACGTTGATACAGCAAGCATAAGCTTGATGTTTGAATGGCTTCGCCAGGCACAGGATAAAAAGTGCGACTTGCGATTTTCAAATTTCCCTAAAAATCTATTAAGTTTGCTAGCGCTTTATGGCGTCACTGATTTAATCCCCTCAAATTAGTAATTAAATTAAAAAATGGGCAATTTATCGGCCCTAGGAATCCATGACGCCCGCTATTAAAATCGAGCAAGTACACAAGCAGTTTGGTGCATTGCATGCACTAAGAGGTGTTGACTTGACCATTGAGCAGGGGGAGTTTTTTGCTTTACTAGGCCCTAATGGGGCAGGTAAATCAACGCTGATTAACTTGCTGGCTGGTTTGTTGCGTCCTTCCAGTGGCAATCTTTCAGTGATGGGGAATGACGTGATGGCGCAATATCGCCAAGCACGCCACGCGTTGGGAGTTGTGCCTCAAGAGTTGGTGTTTGACCCATTTTTTAATGTGCGTGAAATGTTGCGTTTTCAAGCCGGTTATTTCGGTAAAGGCCCTGAAAACGACCCATGGATAGACGAAGTGATTGAGTCTTTGGGGCTCACGGATAAAGTGAATACAAACATGCGCCGCTTATCTGGCGGCATGAAACGTCGTGCACTTATTGCGCAAGCTTTGGTGCATAAGCCGCCTGTGATTGTGCTGGATGAGCCAACTGCTGGCGTAGACGTTGAGTTGCGCTATATGTTATGGGAATTTATTAAGCGATTGAATCGCGAAGGTCATACCATTATTCTCACCACGCATTATTTGGAAGAAGCTGAAGCCTTATGTTCGCGTGTTGCTCTGCTAAAACAGGGCGAAGTGATTGCCCTCGATAGCACAAAAAACTTATTGGCGAGCATGCCAGGTAAAAAATTACGCCTCAAATTGGCGAGTGAATTGCCACCCTCTTTAATTGGCATGGTGCGTCATCAAGAAACGCAAGACTACACGCTATCACTCAATGCGATTAATCAAGTGGAATATGTTTTGGCTGAATTAAGAAGTGCCAATGTGGCGGTGGAAGATATGCAGTTGATTGAGCCAGATTTGGAAGACGTGTTTGTTGATTTAATGGGGCGGGCATGAGTTTAATTAGCCAGCGTTTTCGTGGTCCTTGGACATTATTCAAAAAAGAGATGCTTCGTTTTTGGCGCGTCAGTTTCCAAACGGTAGCAGCACCCGTCATGACGGCGCTCTTGTATTTGTTAATTTTTTCGCATGTGCTGGGTGAGCGTGTTGAGGTATACCCCGGCGTGGCTTATACCGCATTCTTGATTCCTGGCTTAATGATGATGTCTGTTTTGCAGAATGCCTTTGCAAATAGCTCATCAAGCCTTATTCAATCAAAAGTAATGGGGAGCATTATTTTTGTGCTACTGACACCATTAAGTTATTTGGAATTCTTTTTGGCGTTTTTAGCGGCGTCCATTATTAGAGGATTGGTCGTTGGTTTGAGTATTTATTTAGTGGCAATTTGCTTTATTGATTTGCCATTGGTGCACCCATGGTTTATTTTGGCGTTCGCGTTATTTGGTAGCGGTATGTTAGGGGCATTTGGGATTATTGCAGGCTTATGGGCTGAAAAATTCGATCAAATGGCCGCTTTCCAAAACTTTGTCATCATGCCACTGTCATTCTTGTCAGGCGTGTTTTATTCGATTCATTCGCTGCCGCCATTTTGGCAACAAGTTTCGCATTTAAACCCATTTTTTTACATGATTGATGGTTTTAGATATGGCTTCTTTGGGCAAGGCGACATCTCAGCTTGGTTTAGTTTGAGTGTTGTTGTGGGGAGCTTTGTTGTCCTATCATTGGTGACAATTGGCATGTTAAAAGCTGGATATAAATTACGGGGTTAAGATGTTAAGTGCGGATGAGTTAAAAACCTATATTACGAATGGCCTTATATGCGAGCATGTCGCAGTGCTTGGGGATGATGGGCAGCATTTTGAAGCCATTATTGTGAGTGCGGCTTTTGTAGGTAAGAATATGGTGCAACAGCATCAATTAGTTTATCAAGCGCTGGGCGATAGAATGCGCTCAGAAATACATGCGCTTTCAATGCGCACTTTTACACCCGATGCCTGGCAGGCTAATGGTAAGCGGGCTTAAAAAAGAATTTTTATTAGGAGTTAAGTATGGATGTTCAAGCAGCAATTAAGAGTCAAGTAACTAGCAACCCTGTTGTGCTTTACATGAAGGGCAGTCCTAAATTTCCACAATGTGGTTTTTCTGGTTTAGCGATTCAAATTTTACAAGCATGTGGTGTGCAGAATTTAGTGGCGGTGGACGTGTTAGCTGATCCAGCAATTCGTGATGGGATTAAGGTTTACGCAAACTGGCCAACGATTCCTCAACTTTATATCAATGGTGAGTTCGTTGGTGGTTCAGACATTATGCGCAGTATGTATGAACAAGGTGAATTACAAAAACTATTAGCGGAAGTGGCTGCTTAATTGGACAAACTCCTTATTCAGGGTGGTGCTCGTCTTAATGGTGAAGTCACCGTTTCAGGCGCTAAAAATGCAGCATTGCCAATCTTGTGTGCGGCATTATTAGCGGAAGATACGTTGAAGTTGTCTAGCGTTCCTAAGCTCAAAGATGTAGGCACCACAATTCATTTGCTTGAGCATATGGGCGTTAAGGTGAACCGCCAAGCGGACAAAGTAGATTTGGACGCGCGTCATATTCAAAGCCTTGAAGCCCCCTATGAAATGGTGAAAACCATGCGAGCTTCTATCTTGGTGTTAGGCCCATTGTTGGCTCGCTTTGGTAAGGCGCGTGTTTCATTGCCAGGTGGCTGTGCAATTGGCTCTCGTCCGGTGGATTTGCATATCAAAGGCTTACAAGCCATGGGCGCTAAAATCCATATCGAGCATGGTTACATCGAAGCAACAACAGAGCATTTGCCAAATAAACGCCTGCAAGGTGCACGTTATTACATGGATTTGGTCACAGTCACTGGGACTGAAAATTTGATGATGGCTGCTGCACTCGCTAACGGCACCACGGTTTTAGAAAATGCGGCTAAAGAGCCTGAAGTTGTTGATATGGCAGAGTGCTTGATTAAAATGGGCGCTAAAATTAAAGGTGCTGGTACCGATGTGATTACGATTGAAGGTGTTGAAAAATTGCATGGTGCGACTCATCAGGTAGTGTGTGATCGTATCGAAGCGGGCACTTACATGGTCGCAGCAGCAATGACAGGCGGAGAAGTGAAGCTTCTTAATGTCAAAGAAAACTTACTGGATGCGGTGATTGAGAAGCTGCGTGAAGCTGGTGCTGAAGTGATTTGTGACCAGAATACCATTACCGTTAAAAGTGATGGCAAGCTTAAAGCTGTGAATATTCGTACCGCACCGCATCCTGCTTTTCCAACGGATATGCAAGCCCAGTTTATGGCGCTTAACACGGTGGCTGAAGGCGTTTCAAAAGTCACAGAAACGATTTTTGAAAACCGCTTTATGCATGTTCAAGAAATGCAGCGCTTAGGTGCAAATATTGATATTGATGGCAATACGGCTTTAGTAAAAGGCGTTGCCCAGTTAGAAGGTGCGACCGTCATGGCGACAGATTTACGTGCCTCAGCAAGTTTGGTGTTGGCTGGCCTAGTTGCCCAGGGGCAAACCGTGATTGAACGTATTTATCATTTAGATCGTGGATACGAAAATCTTGAAGAGAAATTTAATGCGCTTGGTGCAAATGTGAAGCGCGTTTCTTAAATAACGAAAACTAATGACAACATGATTACCATTGCACTTTCAAAAGGCAGAATCTTCCAAGAAACCACACCATTATTGGCGGCGGCAGGTATCCATGCGCTTGAAGATCCTGAAGCCTCACGTAAGTTGATTTTGCCAACGAATCGCGATGATGTGCGTTTGATTATTGTGCGTGCTTCCGATGTGCCAACCTATGTGCAATATGGCGCTGCCGATTTGGGCATTGCAGGTAAAGACGTCCTAGATGAGCATGGCGGAGAAGGTCTTTATCAGCCGATTGACTTGCAAATCGCAAAATGCAAAATGATGGTCGCGGTGCGTGAAGATTTTGATTATTTTGCTTCTATTCGAAGCGGTGCGCGTCTTAAAGTCGTCACTAAATATGTTAAAACGGCGCGTGAACATTTTGCTGCTAAAGGCATGCACGTAGATTTAATTAAGCTTTACGGTTCAATGGAGCTTGGCCCTTTAGTGGGCTTGGCTGATGTGATTGTGGATTTGGTCAGCACAGGGAGCACCCTGCGTGCGAACAATCTCAAAGCGGTTGAAGAGGTGGGGGAGGTCAGTTCACGCTTGGTGGTTAATCAAGCTTCCTTCAAGCTCAATCGCGCTAAATTACAGCCTATGATGGATGCTTTTATCGGCGCTATCGGTAAGTAATTATTTAAAATAGATATTAGAAACAGGTTCAATTGACTATGAGTGCAGAAATTAAACTTAGACGTTTTTCCAGTACAGATGCTGATTTTGATAGCAAATTAAAAGCATTGCTCGCATTTGAAACTGCACAAGACGACAGTGTTGATGAGGTGGTTGCGAATATTCTCAAAGACGTGAAAAAGCGTGGCGATGCTGCGGTCTTGGAGTACACCAACCGCTTTGATAAAACCAATGCGACTTCTTTGACGCAATTGGAAATTCCTCAAGCTGAGCTTTTAGCTGCATTAAATGGCTTACCAGCCGAACAGCGTGATGCTTTAAAAGCTGCGGCTGATCGTGTTCGTTCTTACCATGAAAAGCAATTGATGGCTTCGTGGCAATACACTGAAGCGGATGGCACAATTTTAGGTCAGCAAGTCACTGCTTTAGACCGTGTAGGCCTTTACGTGCCGGGAGGCAAAGCTGCTTATCCATCTTCCGTCTTGATGAATGCGATTCCAGCTAAAGTGGCGGGTGTTGAAGAGTTGATTATGGTAGTGCCAACGCCTCATGGCGAGAAAAACCAATTGGTCTTAGCTGCTGCAGCGATTGCTGGTGTTGACCGTGTGTTCTGTATTGGCGGTGCGCAAGGCGTTGGCGCGATGGCTTACGGAACTGAAACGGTGCCACAAGTCGATAAAATCGTAGGCCCAGGCAATGCTTATGTGGCTGCTGCAAAGCGCCGTGTATTTGGTTTTGTTGGTATTGATATGGTCGCTGGACCTTCCGAGATTTTAGTGATTTGTGATGGCAAAACCAATCCTGATTGGGTAGCGATGGATTTGTTCAGCCAGGCGGAGCATGATGAGTTGGCACAAGCTATCTTGCTCAGTCCAGATGCTGCTTTCTTGGATCAAGTGTATGCCAGCATTCAAACGCTAGTGAAAACCATGCCACGTCAAGACATCATCTCTACTTCATTGACAGATCGTGGCGCTTTAATTCAAGTGCGCGATTTGGATGAGGCCGCTGAAATCAGTAACTACATTGCGCCTGAGCATTTAGAGCTGTCGCTTGAAGACCCGCTCGCATTCAGCAAAAAAATCAAACATGCGGGTGCTATTTTTATGGGTCGTGATACTTGCGAGGCACTTGGCGATTATTGCGCAGGCCCGAATCATGTGCTGCCAACTTCACGGACTGCACGTTTTTCATCGCCATTAGGTGTTTATGACTTCCAAAAACGCTCAAGCCTAATCTTTGTTTCGTCAGCGGGCGCACAAACATTGGGTAAAGTTGCCGCGACTTTGGCTTATGGCGAAGGGCTGCAAGCGCACGCCCAATCTGCGGAATATAGACTAAAAAAATGAGCCAATACTGGAGCAAGCTTGTTCACTCGCTGACACCCTACGTGCCAGGCGAACAGCCTAAAATCAACAATCTCATTAAGTTAAATACTAATGAGAACCCTTATGGGCCAAGTCCAAAGGTGATTGCTGCTTTGCAGAAAGAAGCTGCTGATACCTTGCGTCTTTATCCAGATCCAAATTCTGATGCGCTTAAACAAGCGGTTGCTAAATATCATGGATTAAATAGCAATCAAGTGTTTGTTGGAAATGGCTCTGATGAAGTGTTGGCACATGTTTTTAACGCATTGCTTAAGCATGATAAGCCTGTTTTATTTCCGGATATTACTTACAGTTTTTATCCTGTTTACTGCGGACTGTACGAAATTGAATTTGAAACAGTGCCGCTAAACGACACATTCGAAATCAAAGTCGACGATTACTCTAAGGCAAATGGTGGAATTATTTTCCCAAACCCTAATGCGCCTACTGGGCGTTTAGTTGCCCTTGCAGACATTGAGCGGTTGTTGAAACACAACACAGATTCTGTCGTGGTGATCGATGAAGCTTATGTGGATTTTGGTGGTGAATCAGCAGTTAGGCTGGTGAACCAATACCCACAATTATTAGTAACTCACACCCTATCAAAGGGTCGTTCGCTTGCTGGGTTGCGGGTTGGTTATGCCGTCGGCCATCCAGACCTCATTGATGCGCTTCACCGAGTTAAAGACAGTTTTAACTCCTATCCGCTTGATCGTTTTGCCCAAGCTGGGGCAATTGCGGCAATGGAAGACCAGGCCTATTTTGAAAATTGTTGTCAGCGCGTGATTGAAACTCGCAGGGTAGTTGTAGAAGCGATGCAGCGCCTAGGTTTTGAAGTCCTGCCTTCAGGGGCCAATTTCATTTTTGCGCGACACCCAAATCATGATGCAGCCCATTTATCTGGATTGTTAAGGGAACAAAAAATCATTGTTCGTCATTTCAAAAAGCCAGCACGAATTAATCAGTTTTTGCGCATCACTATTGGTACAGATCTTGAGTGTCAAGCGCTGACATCTGCCTTAGAAAGCATGATTAAATCGTAAACAGTTTTGACCAAATAGAGAAATCGTTATATAAAGTCATTTTTGGTAAATCAGTATCTATTTACCATTAAGTTCATAAAAAAATGTATCATTACGCGGTAGTTAAATCGTAAACGTGTAATTAAGCGGAGGAAGTAACATGGCATTAACACAAATGGCTTTAGACTCATTGGATTTTGACGCAACAGTAGCATTGGCTACAAAAGTTGCTCCACATGTTGATATTCTTGAAATTGGCACACCATGCATTAAGCATAACGGTATCAAATTGCTTGAAACACTTCGTGCTAAATTCCCAAACAACAAAATCTTAGTTGACTTAAAAACAGCGGATGCTGGTTTTTACGAAGCTGAGCCGTTTTACAAAGCTGGTGCAGACATCTGTACAGTTTTGGGCACTTCAGATATTGGCACTGTAAAAGGTGTAATCGATGTAGCTAACAAGTACGGCAAAAAAGCACAAGTTGACTTGATCAACGTTGCTGACAAAAAGGCATTAACAGAACAAGTTGCTAAACTTGGTGCGCATATTATTGGTGTGCATACTGGTTTAGATCAACAAGCTGCAGGTCAAACACCATTTGCAGATTTGGCATTAGTGGCTGGTTTGAAATTAGGCGTTGAGATCTCTGTTGCTGGTGGCGTTAAAGCTTCTACAGCTGCTCAAGTACGTGATGCTGGCGCAACAATCATTGTTGCTGGTGCTGCAATTTACGGTGCTGCTGATCCTGCTGCTTCTGCTGCAGAAATCACAGCAATTGCACACGGTGGCAAATCAGGTGGTTTGTTCGGTTGGTTGAAAGGTTTATTTAGCTAATATTAAGTTGGCTAAATAAAAAAGGTATTAAACGACCATACTAGACCGCTGCAAAACAAATAATGATGTTTTGCGGCGGTTTTTTTTTAAATTAAGAAAGAAAACATACTCTCATGCGTAAAGCTGAAGTAAGCCGTAATACTCTAGAAACCCAAATTGTTGTTTCAATTAATCTTGATGGCACTGGGGCCTCTCAATTGGCGAGTGGGCTAGGTTTTCTTGATCACATGATTGACCAGATTGCCAGACACGGCATGATGGATATCAAAGTTGAAGCGAAAGGTGATTTGCATATTGATGCGCATCACACTGTAGAAGATGTTGGCATTACCCTTGGCCAAGCCTTTGCAAAAGCAATTGGCGATAAAAAAGGTGTGCGACGCTACGGCCATTCATATGTGCCTCTTGACGAAGCGCTGTCCCGGGTTGTTCTTGATTTGTCAGGTCGTCCTGGTTTGGAATTTGGTGTTGAATTTAAACGGGCACGCATCGGTGATTTTGATGTGGATCTTATCCACGAATTTTTCCAAGGTTTTGTTAACCATGCTTTAGTGACTTTGCATATTGACAACTTGCGTGGTGATAATGCACATCATCAATCAGAAACAATCTTTAAGGCATTTGGCCGTGCGCTTCGTATGGCTGCCGAACTAGATCCTCGTATGGCAGGCATCATGCCTTCTACCAAGGGAAGTTTATAAGTCTGAGTGTTAATTACTCAACACTTTGGTCATCCAAACTTAAATAGTGGATGACGAAATTTTCAGAAAAGTATGATGATTGATATCGCAGTAGTAGATTATGGCATGGGCAATTTACGCTCAGTTTCAAAAGCTTTGGAGCATGTTGCACCCAATAAAAACGTTGCGGTGACAAGTAGCGCTAAGGAAATTTTGGATGCAGAGCGCGTTGTGTTTCCTGGGCAAGGTGCCATGCCTGATTGTATGCGCGAACTTGAGTCTAGAGGTTTGCGTGATGCGATTGTGCAATCAGCAGCTAGCAAACCATTCCTCGGTATTTGTATAGGCTTACAGCTTTTGTTTCAGCACTCTGAAGAAGGCGATGCAAATGGCTTAGGGATTTTAGCTGGTAAGGTAAAACGCTTTGCTAGCGATGCTATGTATGATGCAGAAGGCAGTAAACTCAAAGTTCCGCACATGGGATGGAATCAGGTTTATCAAAAGCAAGATCACCCGATGTGGAAAGATATTCCGGATGGTGAGCGTTTTTATTACGTGCATAGTTATTATGTCCAGCCAGATGATGAAAGTTTAGTGGCGGGCGTGACTGAGTATCCTAAAGCATTCACAGGCGCTATCGCTCACAACAATATTTTTGCAGTGCAATTTCACCCAGAGAAAAGTCAGCACGCTGGATTACAGTTGTTATCCAACTTTGTTCAGTGGAACGGCAAGTCTTAATCCCTTTATTCACTTTTATTTGTAAAAACAGCCTTTATATTATGTTAATTATTCCTGCTATCGATTTAAAAGACGGTCACTGTGTTCGTTTGAAACAAGGTTTGATGGAAGACGCGACGGTGTTTTCTGAAGATCCTGGTGCAATGGCCCGTCATTGGGTAGATCAAGGCGGTAAGCGCCTGCATCTTGTTGATTTGAATGGCGCGTTTGCTGGTAAGCCAGTAAATGAAGGTGCCATTAAAGCCATTGTTGAAGCTTGTCGTGGTGAAATTCCAATTCAATTGGGCGGTGGTATTCGTGATTTGGAAACCATCGAGCGTTATCTCGATAATGGGATTGATTATGTGATTATTGGCACGGCCGCTGTTAAAAATCCAGGTTTCTTACATGAGGCATGCTACGCATTCCCCGGTCAAATCATGGTGGGTTTAGATGCAAAAGATGGCAAAGTGGCTGTAGATGGCTGGTCTAAATTAACTGGTCATGACGTGATTGATCTAGCTAAGAAGTTTGAAGACTACGGTGTTGAAGCGATTGTTTATACCGATATCGGTCGTGACGGGATGCTAAGTGGTGTCAACATCGAGGCAACAGTTGCCTTGGCACAAGCGCTCAATATTCCAGTGATTGCGAGCGGTGGCATTACCGATTTAGATGATGTGCGTAAGCTTTGTGCGGTTGAAAGTGAAGGTATTATGGGTGCGATTACAGGCCGTGCAATCTATGAAGGCACGTTGAATTTTGAAGCGGCACAAGCACTTGCCAATGAGTTGAACGGTTAATGCTAGCAAAACGCATCATTCCATGTCTTGACGTGACTGATGGTCGCGTCGTGAAGGGTGTCAATTTTCTTGAACTGCGTGATGCAGGTGATCCAGTAGAAATCGCGCGCCGTTATGATGAGCAGGGCGCAGACGAGTTAACTTTCCTTGATATCACTGCCAGCTCAGATAATCGCGGATTGATTCTGCACATTATTGAAGAAGTGGCTTCACAAGTATTTATCCCATTAACGGTAGGTGGCGGTGTTCGTGAGGTTGAAGATGTCCGTCGCTTGCTGAATGCGGGTGCTGATAAAGTGAGCATTAATACCTCCGCTGTTGTAAATCCGCAGTTGGTTGCAGATGCTGCCGATCGTTATGGGTCACAATGTATCGTGGTGGCTATTGATGCTAAACAGGTTGGCGTCGATGCTTTAGGGCAGCCGAGATGGGAAGTTTTTACCCATGGCGGACGTAAAGAAACAGGCCTGGATGCCGTTGAGTGGGCGCGAAAAATGGTGAGTCTCGGAGCAGGTGAATTGCTCGTAACGAGTATGGATAGAGACGGCACCAAAATAGGATTTAATCTTGGTTTGAATAAAGCCATTAGCGACGCAGTCGATGTGCCTATTATTGCTTCTGGTGGGGTTGGTAATTTGCAGCATTTAGTGGATGGTGTGAAATTAGGCGGCGCCGATGCTGTGCTTGCGGCGAGTATTTTTCACTATGGAGAATACACTGTGCGTGAAGCTAAGGAATACATGCGTGCCCACGGTATAGAGGTACGGCTGTGAGCTGGTTGGATAAAATAAGTTGGACTGACGGACTGGTGCCAGTCATCGCCCAAGAGCTGGGTACCAATCAAGTATTGATGTTTGCTTTCATGAACCGAGAAGCTTTACAGTTGACGATGGAAACAGGGCATGCCGTGTATTGGTCACGTTCGCGTGGCAAGCTTTGGCACAAGGGCGAAGAGTCTGGTCATGTGCAAAAAGTGCATGCGTTACGTTTGGATTGTGATGCCGATGTTATTTTGATGACTGTTGAACAGGTTGGTGGCATTGCTTGTCATACTGGGAGACATGACTGTTTTTTCCAAAAACTAGAAAATGGTGAATGGACGACAGACAAACCTGTGATTAAAAATCCAGAGGAAATTTATAAACATGAATGACATTATTCAGCGCTTAACAGAGGCTTTAGAAGCGCGAAAAGGCGCTGATCCGCAAACATCTTATGTGGCAAAACTGTATAGCAAAGGGATGAATAGCATCCTTAAAAAAGTCGGTGAAGAAGCTGCTGAAACTATTATTGCTGCAAAAGATGGCAGTAAAGAAGACTTAATTTATGAGACAGCTGATTTGTGGTTTCATACCATGGTGATGTTGGCGCAAGCTGGGCTCAATGCGCAGGATATTTTAGATGAATTGGCACGTCGTGAGGGTTTGTCTGGCATCGCTGAAAAAGCCTCACGTCCTA from Candidatus Methylopumilus turicensis encodes the following:
- the mlaE gene encoding lipid asymmetry maintenance ABC transporter permease subunit MlaE: MLKGLSRVLVGLGHRVTAGIWRIGAATRLFFYIWVYLIESFKRPGLIVREIFATGVLSLLIILVSAFFVGMVLGLQGYNTLQKYGSSEAIGVLVALSLVRELGPVVTALLFAGRAGTAITAEIGLMKATEQLSAMEMMAVSPVARVIAPRFWAGVISMPILAALFSMVGVLGGYFVAVPIIGVDDGAFWSQMQANVDFRDDIMNGVIKSLVFGVVCTMIALFEGYDAPPTAEGVSRATTRTVVNSSLAVLAIDFILTSFMISV
- the mlaD gene encoding outer membrane lipid asymmetry maintenance protein MlaD, whose amino-acid sequence is MERTTIDLWVGVFVALGLAAIFGLALKVGNLTSSNVGETYTVTAAFENIGGLKPHAPVKSAGVVIGRVDGIVFDSKDYEAKVTIKLDKRYPFPVDTFANIYTAGLLGEQYVGLEAGGDEVVLKDGDKISYTQDAVVLEKMISQFLYNKASDNKSSETTKAAE
- a CDS encoding MlaC/ttg2D family ABC transporter substrate-binding protein; translated protein: MKYVMTIYVGLIMIAYSAIAQAIVPADVFVKSVADEVLSIVKKDKDIQNGDQAKVFALAEEKIVPNFNFDHVCKLVLGKNFSKATKEQQEAFEREFRSLLIRTYASALSKYRNQTIEYKPLREAADDKQVVIKTLILQPGGQPLGVDYSVEQVGDAWKVYDITIEGVSLVTNYRGQFSSEIRQGGMDGLIQKLVDKNKSNAAAKK
- a CDS encoding STAS domain-containing protein, whose translation is MAQINKSDSRWDIDGDITIAQTQALLVEGNTMPMSGSLLIDFSKVSHVDTASISLMFEWLRQAQDKKCDLRFSNFPKNLLSLLALYGVTDLIPSN
- a CDS encoding ABC transporter ATP-binding protein, producing the protein MTPAIKIEQVHKQFGALHALRGVDLTIEQGEFFALLGPNGAGKSTLINLLAGLLRPSSGNLSVMGNDVMAQYRQARHALGVVPQELVFDPFFNVREMLRFQAGYFGKGPENDPWIDEVIESLGLTDKVNTNMRRLSGGMKRRALIAQALVHKPPVIVLDEPTAGVDVELRYMLWEFIKRLNREGHTIILTTHYLEEAEALCSRVALLKQGEVIALDSTKNLLASMPGKKLRLKLASELPPSLIGMVRHQETQDYTLSLNAINQVEYVLAELRSANVAVEDMQLIEPDLEDVFVDLMGRA
- a CDS encoding ABC transporter permease, which codes for MSLISQRFRGPWTLFKKEMLRFWRVSFQTVAAPVMTALLYLLIFSHVLGERVEVYPGVAYTAFLIPGLMMMSVLQNAFANSSSSLIQSKVMGSIIFVLLTPLSYLEFFLAFLAASIIRGLVVGLSIYLVAICFIDLPLVHPWFILAFALFGSGMLGAFGIIAGLWAEKFDQMAAFQNFVIMPLSFLSGVFYSIHSLPPFWQQVSHLNPFFYMIDGFRYGFFGQGDISAWFSLSVVVGSFVVLSLVTIGMLKAGYKLRG
- a CDS encoding BolA family protein; this translates as MLSADELKTYITNGLICEHVAVLGDDGQHFEAIIVSAAFVGKNMVQQHQLVYQALGDRMRSEIHALSMRTFTPDAWQANGKRA
- the grxD gene encoding Grx4 family monothiol glutaredoxin; this encodes MDVQAAIKSQVTSNPVVLYMKGSPKFPQCGFSGLAIQILQACGVQNLVAVDVLADPAIRDGIKVYANWPTIPQLYINGEFVGGSDIMRSMYEQGELQKLLAEVAA
- the murA gene encoding UDP-N-acetylglucosamine 1-carboxyvinyltransferase codes for the protein MDKLLIQGGARLNGEVTVSGAKNAALPILCAALLAEDTLKLSSVPKLKDVGTTIHLLEHMGVKVNRQADKVDLDARHIQSLEAPYEMVKTMRASILVLGPLLARFGKARVSLPGGCAIGSRPVDLHIKGLQAMGAKIHIEHGYIEATTEHLPNKRLQGARYYMDLVTVTGTENLMMAAALANGTTVLENAAKEPEVVDMAECLIKMGAKIKGAGTDVITIEGVEKLHGATHQVVCDRIEAGTYMVAAAMTGGEVKLLNVKENLLDAVIEKLREAGAEVICDQNTITVKSDGKLKAVNIRTAPHPAFPTDMQAQFMALNTVAEGVSKVTETIFENRFMHVQEMQRLGANIDIDGNTALVKGVAQLEGATVMATDLRASASLVLAGLVAQGQTVIERIYHLDRGYENLEEKFNALGANVKRVS